One Pseudonocardia sediminis DNA window includes the following coding sequences:
- a CDS encoding PP2C family protein-serine/threonine phosphatase → MVLGLRSAIGSDVGRRRTSNQDSGATTGRLLVVADGMGGHAHGEIASAVTVAALTELDARLPRDLSDVDLAEEMSNALVAATDNLEQQALADPDMRGMGTTVVSLLLTGEHLALAHIGDSRIYRLRSGALEQLTHDHTMVQQLVDEGQITPEEALVHPRRSVLMRALSTDHEPEPDLDRVPIEPGDRFLLCSDGVTAVLGDEALAETLSSSDDPSAIVSRLIDLANEGGGPDNITAIVADVVEIGDADEPQAQHLRVAGAAAEGATSS, encoded by the coding sequence ATGGTTCTGGGACTGCGATCCGCGATCGGGTCGGATGTGGGTCGCCGCCGGACGTCGAACCAGGACTCCGGAGCGACGACCGGCCGGCTGCTGGTGGTCGCGGACGGGATGGGCGGCCACGCGCACGGCGAGATCGCGAGTGCGGTGACGGTGGCGGCCCTGACCGAGCTCGACGCGCGGTTGCCCCGGGACCTCAGCGACGTCGACCTGGCCGAGGAGATGTCGAACGCGCTCGTCGCGGCGACCGACAACCTCGAGCAACAGGCCCTGGCCGACCCCGACATGCGGGGGATGGGGACGACCGTGGTGTCGCTCCTGCTGACCGGGGAGCACCTCGCGCTCGCGCACATCGGCGACTCCCGTATCTACCGGCTGCGCTCCGGGGCGCTCGAGCAGCTGACGCACGACCACACGATGGTCCAGCAGCTCGTCGACGAAGGGCAGATCACGCCCGAGGAGGCGCTGGTCCACCCGCGCCGGTCGGTCCTGATGCGCGCGCTGAGCACCGACCACGAGCCGGAGCCGGACCTGGACCGCGTGCCGATCGAGCCGGGGGACCGCTTCCTCCTGTGCTCCGACGGCGTCACCGCGGTACTCGGCGACGAGGCACTGGCCGAGACGCTCTCGTCGTCCGACGACCCGAGCGCGATCGTCTCGCGTCTGATCGACCTGGCCAACGAGGGCGGGGGACCGGACAACATCACCGCCATCGTCGCGGACGTCGTCGAGATCGGTGACGCCGACGAGCCGCAGGCACAGCACCTGCGCGTGGCCGGTGCCGCCGCCGAGGGCGCCACCTCGAGCTGA